The Pirellulimonas nuda genome includes a region encoding these proteins:
- a CDS encoding transposase, with product MSEKAKRRSWTASEKLRIVVAGLDGSVETSELCRREGINPTQYYLWKKQLMGSAAKVFDTGAEKPSAQQQRLETDAASLADVQGWLGKIDVSGRFTDLVEDKAVDGHTADDAQSLASDRLAGIALREATKQDALADRGSALSVYRAIDAALSDLTSAKQTVESADDRAAVEQQARQLGNAALLLAGKLDKDASSPDAELAAAAQSLQTHLLGTTHSYFTVFTGMGRNQVVGERETGVERYKLGAVETPEYWANPSLRLELGGQAAFVETSLPLGLSSGVGLMAASTSYGTLLGDAFVSNHTPGNAYSAPGTGFEHTLMAVNGGTVQEAYLQFDLSGQVGKRVSVAELELQTIAAVGAPGAIVLTAHRDLFGITSAAGFDEEALTWNNRASIFGGVSGTYDENFSDPLATWQPAGGVAGYDVSEAVVRATMAGDSNLNGVIDIEGWRGDLEAFYLAVHDWETYVEVYGPLASSETDLLYANDINWDGVVDGDDWDWMRQRLGLRLGDVTLDDTTNASDLSRWSANNGTTTAFGYGGYAAGDGNFDGYIDAADYSVIVNNYGTSSGLDPLSPSVTFRIAAEASGYAEFASSEHTWAAAPELVVTHIADVEVTDFSTRGTELMLRYSVWNEAFTGLSAKIYREINGDLEANPAMTVSLSSLGVGKHTKLFTAALDDATYSETDYRLVVVLEGTTASIAETDLSDNTGHFAGGVFVNVYGGVSTVHAHGSEDADAISITNEGIEIAGELATVYRFGTGSGPTFVDDDSLANGLTHSADHSGGSYAATAGFANPNTNFASTWGNDRDIAYESSNTQAQLATWTFPDLAPGVYQLSAVWQGHSNRASDATYRIFDDADLVQVHHNGQKEHSSWTGDGAIVHFESHSGVSPVTNVGFKNLGAPVAITSGTLRVELPNALVGQVVADAIRLERIDVVDPLTSGGIVIRGHGGDDDIIAATDVAFSLLVFGGDGDDILEGGAAPGVLFGGDGDDTLIGGDGDDELYGGSGFDIYDGGLGIDIADDPDISDIDTDGISNTDEALLGTDATDPDTDGDGLTDGWEVEHSVNGSLDPLDPDSDNDVLPDGDEDPDGDGATNEEEQIGGTDPNDPNSTPSTDPLAWRTYGEASIVDGVLTVGQAGRLENSGAQPAGYHGATYVLGPADSYTFTFDFSLFTWDSYNENLGNNHTGYWDSFSISVTNLPYDTLALADDPLSFPFVWGGSSYADGDEEENTQSSVELTFPGNGQTRMYLNVVLDTANPPDTDSLFPSWGEFVLPPIPVLDIRTDSENDVDIDDDDDAVEDSEAKRIFVNNDDDNKNGIPDSSNDDLKQMYTDAGEVDNDFAELQLKFMGKGDPRFAGYQLVLTASAGLKLWQDDVKTPIMELNNPPAELLPKRSYSWTLDENGDANFPKAPHAEGIAVGDQTVTWELLPPGGGEPLLSDTVKISVEGLVYPFVDQVVAPEEGEHEWQDLNTSSWEGLNVADAWWMEKALIHYIMEPGNKGKLATIHPNEGTIAYPYPGDVSGNDSTSKESYSDGFRLEFAFEFDRSRGVGPNGYVAADLDGDGPNPVTDKLSFVANSGPC from the coding sequence ATGAGCGAGAAGGCGAAGCGTCGGAGTTGGACGGCCTCAGAGAAGCTGCGGATAGTGGTGGCGGGTCTGGACGGTTCGGTGGAGACGAGCGAGCTGTGCCGCCGTGAGGGGATCAACCCGACGCAGTACTACCTCTGGAAGAAGCAGCTGATGGGCTCTGCGGCGAAGGTGTTCGACACGGGGGCCGAGAAGCCGTCGGCGCAGCAGCAGCGGCTGGAGACGGACGCCGCATCGCTCGCGGACGTGCAGGGCTGGCTCGGAAAGATTGACGTGTCGGGAAGGTTCACCGACCTGGTGGAAGATAAGGCAGTCGATGGCCACACGGCCGACGACGCCCAGAGCTTGGCTAGCGACCGGCTTGCCGGCATCGCCCTCCGTGAAGCAACCAAACAGGATGCGCTCGCCGACCGAGGCAGTGCTCTGAGCGTTTACCGCGCGATTGACGCGGCGCTCAGCGACCTGACCTCGGCCAAGCAGACCGTCGAATCGGCGGATGACCGAGCCGCGGTAGAGCAGCAGGCCCGCCAGCTTGGCAACGCGGCATTGCTGCTCGCCGGCAAGCTGGACAAAGACGCGTCCAGCCCCGACGCCGAACTAGCGGCAGCGGCCCAGTCATTGCAGACCCATCTGCTGGGCACCACCCACAGCTACTTCACGGTCTTTACGGGGATGGGCCGCAATCAAGTAGTGGGAGAACGGGAGACCGGCGTCGAGCGGTACAAGCTCGGGGCGGTCGAGACGCCGGAGTACTGGGCCAACCCGTCGCTGCGCCTAGAGCTTGGGGGCCAGGCCGCGTTTGTGGAGACCAGCCTCCCGTTGGGTCTTTCCAGCGGCGTGGGCCTCATGGCAGCAAGCACCTCCTATGGCACGCTCCTGGGTGACGCGTTCGTCTCGAACCACACTCCGGGGAATGCGTATAGCGCGCCCGGCACTGGTTTTGAGCACACATTGATGGCGGTTAACGGCGGTACCGTCCAAGAGGCCTATTTACAGTTTGACCTCTCCGGCCAGGTCGGCAAGCGCGTGTCCGTGGCGGAGTTGGAACTCCAGACGATCGCGGCGGTCGGCGCCCCCGGCGCGATCGTGCTGACAGCCCACCGCGATCTGTTCGGTATTACCTCCGCGGCCGGCTTCGACGAAGAAGCACTCACATGGAACAACCGCGCATCGATCTTTGGGGGCGTCAGCGGCACGTACGACGAGAACTTCAGCGACCCGCTCGCGACCTGGCAGCCGGCCGGAGGCGTCGCTGGCTACGACGTCAGCGAAGCGGTCGTGCGCGCCACGATGGCCGGGGACTCGAACCTCAACGGCGTCATCGATATCGAAGGCTGGCGGGGAGACCTTGAAGCCTTCTATTTGGCCGTCCACGATTGGGAAACCTACGTCGAAGTCTATGGGCCACTGGCGTCGTCGGAGACCGACCTGCTGTACGCCAACGACATCAACTGGGACGGCGTCGTAGACGGCGACGACTGGGACTGGATGCGGCAGCGGCTGGGCTTGCGACTCGGGGATGTAACTCTGGATGATACGACCAATGCGTCGGACCTAAGTCGCTGGTCCGCGAATAACGGAACGACGACGGCGTTCGGATACGGCGGCTACGCCGCGGGGGACGGGAATTTCGACGGGTACATTGATGCGGCAGACTATTCGGTCATCGTGAACAATTACGGAACTTCCAGCGGTCTCGATCCGTTGTCTCCTTCGGTGACATTCCGCATCGCCGCAGAAGCCAGCGGCTACGCAGAGTTTGCGTCGAGCGAGCACACCTGGGCGGCGGCGCCGGAGCTTGTGGTGACGCACATTGCGGACGTAGAAGTCACCGACTTCTCGACCCGTGGCACGGAATTAATGCTTCGATACTCGGTCTGGAACGAGGCGTTCACTGGACTATCTGCGAAGATCTACCGTGAGATAAACGGCGATCTTGAAGCCAACCCTGCAATGACCGTCTCGCTTTCGTCGTTGGGCGTCGGCAAGCATACCAAGCTGTTCACCGCCGCACTCGATGACGCGACGTACTCGGAAACCGACTACCGATTGGTGGTGGTGCTTGAAGGGACGACGGCATCAATCGCGGAGACAGACCTCTCGGACAACACGGGCCACTTCGCGGGGGGCGTGTTTGTCAACGTCTACGGCGGCGTGTCAACGGTGCATGCACACGGCTCAGAGGACGCCGACGCGATCTCCATCACGAACGAGGGCATCGAGATCGCCGGCGAGCTGGCGACGGTGTACCGATTCGGCACGGGGAGCGGACCCACTTTCGTCGACGACGACAGCCTTGCCAACGGGCTCACCCACTCTGCCGACCATAGCGGCGGCTCCTATGCAGCGACGGCAGGATTTGCCAATCCGAACACGAACTTTGCTTCTACTTGGGGCAACGACCGCGACATCGCGTACGAAAGCAGCAACACACAGGCGCAGCTGGCGACTTGGACGTTCCCGGACCTAGCGCCTGGAGTCTATCAGCTCTCGGCCGTGTGGCAGGGGCACAGCAATCGGGCGTCCGACGCGACGTACCGCATCTTTGACGACGCGGACCTGGTCCAGGTACACCACAACGGCCAGAAAGAGCACTCAAGCTGGACCGGGGACGGGGCGATCGTCCACTTCGAGTCGCACAGTGGCGTTAGCCCCGTAACTAATGTCGGCTTCAAGAACCTCGGCGCCCCGGTAGCCATCACGAGCGGCACGCTGCGGGTGGAGCTGCCCAACGCACTTGTGGGACAGGTGGTGGCGGACGCGATCCGCCTAGAGCGGATCGACGTGGTCGACCCGCTGACCTCGGGCGGGATCGTCATCCGCGGACACGGCGGCGACGACGACATTATCGCAGCGACGGACGTCGCGTTCAGCCTGTTAGTGTTCGGCGGCGACGGGGATGATATCCTAGAGGGGGGCGCCGCGCCAGGTGTGCTGTTCGGCGGCGACGGCGACGACACGCTCATCGGTGGCGACGGGGATGACGAGTTGTACGGCGGAAGTGGATTCGACATCTACGACGGCGGCCTTGGGATCGACATCGCCGATGACCCAGACATCTCCGACATCGACACCGACGGCATCTCGAATACGGACGAGGCGCTTCTGGGGACAGACGCCACCGACCCTGACACGGACGGCGACGGCCTCACAGACGGTTGGGAAGTCGAGCACAGCGTGAACGGCTCGCTGGACCCCTTGGATCCCGACTCGGACAACGACGTACTGCCCGACGGCGACGAAGACCCCGATGGCGATGGCGCAACGAATGAAGAAGAGCAGATCGGCGGCACGGACCCGAACGACCCAAATTCGACGCCGTCAACCGACCCACTCGCATGGAGAACCTACGGCGAAGCCTCGATTGTGGACGGGGTCCTAACGGTCGGCCAGGCCGGTCGCCTGGAGAATTCTGGAGCCCAGCCGGCCGGCTATCATGGGGCAACGTACGTACTCGGGCCAGCGGACTCCTACACCTTTACTTTTGACTTTAGCCTGTTCACGTGGGACTCGTACAATGAAAACCTAGGCAATAATCACACAGGGTACTGGGACTCATTCTCCATCAGCGTCACCAACCTCCCGTACGATACGCTGGCGCTCGCGGACGATCCACTGTCCTTTCCCTTTGTGTGGGGTGGTTCGTCTTATGCAGATGGCGACGAGGAAGAGAATACGCAATCCAGCGTCGAACTGACATTTCCCGGCAACGGGCAAACCAGGATGTACCTCAACGTGGTGCTCGACACAGCCAACCCCCCGGACACCGACAGCCTGTTCCCGTCGTGGGGCGAATTTGTCTTGCCCCCGATCCCAGTTCTCGACATCCGGACCGATTCGGAGAACGATGTCGACATCGACGACGACGACGACGCCGTAGAAGACAGCGAGGCGAAGCGGATTTTTGTTAACAATGACGACGACAACAAGAACGGCATTCCTGATTCTTCAAACGACGACCTCAAGCAAATGTACACGGACGCGGGCGAGGTTGACAATGATTTCGCGGAGTTGCAGCTCAAGTTCATGGGCAAGGGCGACCCGAGGTTTGCCGGCTACCAACTGGTGCTTACGGCGAGCGCTGGTCTCAAGCTTTGGCAGGACGACGTAAAGACTCCCATCATGGAGCTAAACAACCCCCCGGCCGAACTCTTGCCGAAGCGAAGCTATAGCTGGACACTTGACGAGAACGGCGACGCCAACTTCCCGAAAGCCCCGCACGCCGAGGGAATCGCGGTGGGCGACCAGACCGTGACCTGGGAGCTTCTGCCGCCGGGCGGGGGGGAGCCCCTTTTAAGCGACACGGTGAAGATTAGCGTGGAAGGGCTGGTCTATCCGTTCGTCGATCAGGTGGTCGCACCGGAGGAAGGCGAGCACGAGTGGCAAGACCTTAACACGTCCTCTTGGGAAGGGCTAAATGTCGCCGACGCTTGGTGGATGGAGAAGGCGCTGATCCACTACATTATGGAGCCGGGGAACAAGGGGAAGCTGGCGACGATTCACCCGAACGAAGGAACAATTGCTTACCCGTATCCTGGCGATGTTTCAGGGAATGACTCAACAAGTAAAGAGAGCTACAGCGACGGCTTTAGGCTAGAGTTCGCTTTCGAGTTTGATAGAAGCCGCGGAGTCGGTCCGAATGGGTATGTAGCTGCTGACCTGGATGGCGATGGCCCTAACCCGGTTACAGACAAACTCAGCTTTGTAGCTAATAGCGGGCCTTGTTGA
- a CDS encoding non-reducing end alpha-L-arabinofuranosidase family hydrolase, which translates to MLPSIARQPFAVAIETAVLAVALAAGHAMAQSPADSLFGGPLRWASTGPLVQPVSDERHPILAVKDPSVVYHDGKWHVYATTAVDRGGWSIVYLSFEDWERAADAKPYYLDQTPGLGGYHCAPQVFYFRPHKKWYLVYQSQHPQYSTTDDLSKPGTWTAPKDLLPARTEGMPRLPIDYWVICDQTHAYLFFTGDNGRMYRSRTKIDDFPSGFSNPVVAIDETRELLFEGSMTYKIKGMDKYLTLVEGLGPSRYYRAFTAERLDGAWTPVPGADSFRNPFAGVANVSFKEGAADWTDDISHGELLRDGYDETLTVDLDNLRMLFQGRDPAVNTGYHELPYKLGIIERITADEQDDAPEPQAREESPRREATRPRRPEGGLGGPIVVGPDDKPAFDDPPADYKKVRAEIPHGKLEMIQYESGSVGTTRKMNVYTPPGYSDDRRYPVLYLLHGIGGDETEWQRFCQPETILDNLIADGLAEPMIVVMPNGRAQENDRAVGNVFASAPAFARFEADLLDDVIPTIESRYSVAADREHRALAGLSMGGGQALNFGLGNLDVFAWVGGFSSAPNTQPPAELVPDPAAAREQLKLLWLACGDQDGLIRISQGVHGYLKEHDVPHVWHVDSHGHDPTEWGANLYLFAQRIFIK; encoded by the coding sequence ATGCTTCCATCAATAGCGAGGCAGCCGTTCGCGGTGGCTATCGAAACGGCGGTGCTGGCCGTGGCCCTCGCGGCCGGACACGCGATGGCACAGAGTCCCGCTGACAGCTTGTTCGGCGGCCCGCTGCGGTGGGCTTCGACGGGCCCACTTGTCCAGCCCGTGTCGGATGAGCGCCACCCGATCCTCGCCGTGAAAGACCCGTCGGTCGTCTACCACGACGGCAAGTGGCACGTTTACGCGACGACCGCAGTCGACCGCGGCGGGTGGAGCATCGTCTACCTGAGCTTCGAGGACTGGGAGCGGGCGGCCGACGCGAAGCCCTACTACCTCGACCAGACTCCGGGGCTAGGCGGCTACCACTGCGCTCCGCAGGTGTTTTACTTCCGCCCCCACAAGAAATGGTACCTGGTCTACCAATCGCAGCACCCCCAGTACTCAACGACGGACGATCTGTCGAAGCCAGGAACGTGGACCGCGCCGAAAGACTTGCTGCCGGCGCGGACCGAGGGGATGCCACGCCTGCCGATCGACTACTGGGTCATCTGCGACCAGACGCACGCCTACCTCTTCTTCACCGGCGACAACGGCCGTATGTACCGCAGCCGCACCAAGATTGACGACTTCCCCAGCGGCTTTAGTAATCCCGTGGTAGCGATCGATGAGACGCGCGAGCTGCTCTTTGAGGGGAGCATGACCTACAAGATCAAGGGCATGGACAAGTACCTAACCCTGGTCGAGGGACTGGGCCCCAGCCGCTACTACCGGGCGTTCACCGCCGAGCGTCTCGACGGCGCGTGGACCCCGGTGCCGGGCGCAGACAGCTTCCGGAACCCGTTCGCCGGCGTGGCCAACGTCAGCTTTAAGGAGGGCGCCGCCGACTGGACCGACGACATCAGCCACGGTGAATTGCTCCGCGATGGATACGACGAGACCCTCACGGTCGACCTTGACAATCTACGGATGCTGTTCCAGGGACGCGACCCGGCGGTCAACACGGGCTACCACGAGCTTCCCTATAAGCTCGGAATCATCGAGCGGATCACCGCCGACGAGCAGGACGACGCCCCCGAGCCGCAGGCCCGGGAAGAATCGCCCCGGCGTGAGGCGACCCGGCCGAGGCGCCCCGAAGGGGGCCTTGGCGGCCCGATCGTCGTCGGGCCCGACGACAAACCCGCGTTCGACGATCCGCCGGCCGACTACAAGAAGGTCCGTGCCGAGATTCCGCACGGCAAGCTCGAGATGATCCAGTACGAATCGGGGTCGGTCGGGACGACCCGCAAGATGAACGTCTACACGCCGCCGGGGTACTCGGACGATCGGCGGTACCCGGTGCTCTACCTGCTGCACGGCATCGGCGGCGACGAGACCGAGTGGCAGCGGTTCTGCCAACCGGAGACGATCCTCGACAACCTGATCGCCGACGGCTTGGCCGAGCCGATGATCGTCGTCATGCCGAACGGACGGGCTCAGGAAAACGACCGTGCGGTGGGGAACGTGTTTGCTTCGGCGCCGGCATTCGCTCGCTTCGAAGCGGACCTGCTCGACGACGTCATCCCAACCATCGAGTCACGTTACTCGGTAGCGGCCGATCGAGAGCACCGCGCCCTCGCCGGGCTTTCGATGGGTGGCGGACAGGCCCTCAACTTTGGCCTGGGCAACCTGGACGTGTTCGCCTGGGTCGGCGGATTCTCCTCAGCTCCCAACACGCAGCCGCCCGCGGAACTCGTACCGGACCCCGCCGCGGCCCGCGAGCAACTCAAGCTCCTATGGCTTGCCTGCGGAGATCAGGACGGCCTGATCCGCATCAGTCAGGGCGTCCATGGTTACCTGAAAGAGCACGATGTGCCGCACGTGTGGCATGTCGACTCCCACGGTCACGACCCGACGGAATGGGGCGCCAACCTCTACTTGTTCGCCCAGCGGATCTTTATTAAGTAA